A window of Exiguobacterium sp. FSL W8-0210 contains these coding sequences:
- the ffh gene encoding signal recognition particle protein → MAFEGLSERLQASLAKMRGKGKISEADVKEMMREVRLALLEADVNFKVVKQFVNDVKERAVGQDVMTSLTPGQQVVKIVHDELTNLMGAEVSPLTLANRPPTVIMMTGLQGAGKTTTTGKLANHLRKKHNRSPLLVAADIYRPAAIKQLETLGKQLELPVFSMGDQVSPQEIVTGALDYAKEHHHDIVLIDTAGRLHVDEELMQELVDVKEIAKPHEIFLVVDSMTGQDAVNVAESFNEKLGVTGVVLTKLDGDTRGGAALSIKAVTGAPIKFVGLGEKLDAIEPFYPERMASRILGMGDMLTLIEKAESQMDATRAKELESKMRDASFTFDDFIEQLQQVKQMGPLDELLGMIPGAGKGKMKGLKNAQIDEKQLVYVEAIIQSMTKRERTEPEILNASRRKRIARGSGRSIQEVNRLIKQFEDMRKMMKQFSGQMGKGKKKGFGLPFF, encoded by the coding sequence ATGGCATTCGAAGGATTATCGGAACGGCTTCAAGCCAGTCTCGCTAAAATGCGAGGTAAAGGTAAGATTTCTGAAGCAGACGTCAAAGAGATGATGCGCGAAGTTCGCTTAGCGCTACTCGAAGCCGACGTCAACTTCAAGGTCGTCAAACAATTCGTAAATGATGTAAAGGAACGCGCCGTCGGACAGGATGTCATGACGTCTTTGACGCCAGGGCAACAAGTCGTCAAAATCGTCCACGATGAATTGACGAATCTGATGGGTGCAGAAGTGTCACCATTGACGCTTGCGAACCGTCCTCCGACCGTCATCATGATGACGGGTCTGCAAGGGGCAGGTAAAACAACGACAACGGGTAAACTTGCCAATCATTTACGTAAAAAACATAATCGTAGTCCTTTGCTTGTTGCGGCGGATATTTATCGTCCGGCAGCAATCAAACAATTAGAGACACTCGGAAAACAATTGGAGTTACCGGTCTTCTCGATGGGAGATCAGGTTAGTCCACAAGAAATCGTTACCGGTGCACTCGATTATGCAAAAGAGCATCATCACGATATCGTGTTGATCGATACGGCGGGTCGCTTACACGTCGATGAGGAACTGATGCAGGAACTCGTTGATGTTAAGGAGATCGCCAAACCGCATGAAATCTTCCTTGTCGTCGATTCGATGACGGGTCAGGATGCCGTCAACGTCGCAGAGAGCTTCAACGAGAAGCTTGGCGTAACGGGAGTCGTTCTGACGAAGCTCGACGGAGATACGCGAGGTGGTGCAGCACTCTCCATCAAGGCAGTCACCGGAGCACCGATTAAGTTCGTCGGTCTTGGAGAGAAGCTCGATGCCATCGAACCATTCTATCCCGAGCGGATGGCGTCTCGGATTCTAGGCATGGGAGACATGCTGACACTGATTGAAAAAGCAGAGTCACAAATGGACGCTACGCGTGCCAAAGAGTTAGAAAGCAAAATGCGCGATGCATCGTTTACATTCGATGATTTCATCGAGCAGTTGCAGCAAGTGAAACAGATGGGTCCACTCGACGAACTGTTGGGAATGATCCCTGGGGCAGGTAAAGGGAAGATGAAGGGGTTGAAAAACGCCCAAATCGATGAGAAGCAACTCGTGTATGTCGAAGCGATCATCCAATCGATGACGAAACGAGAGCGGACTGAACCTGAAATCTTGAATGCGAGCCGTCGGAAGCGGATTGCCCGTGGTAGCGGACGCAGTATCCAAGAAGTCAACCGCCTCATTAAACAGTTCGAAGACATGCGGAAAATGATGAAACAATTTTCCGGACAGATGGGCAAAGGGAAAAAGAAAGGCTTTGGCCTTCCATTCTTTTAA
- a CDS encoding putative DNA-binding protein encodes MTLDKTNRMNYLIDFYQELLTPKQRNYMSLYYLDDFSLGEIADEFEVSRQAVYDNIKRTEAMLEQYEERLSLFKKHERRKQLLDQLKQCDLPGEALVIIETLEQLE; translated from the coding sequence ATGACACTTGATAAAACGAACCGGATGAATTATCTGATTGACTTTTATCAGGAGCTTTTGACGCCAAAACAACGGAATTACATGTCACTCTATTACTTAGATGACTTTTCCTTAGGTGAGATCGCCGATGAGTTTGAAGTCAGCCGACAAGCAGTCTACGACAACATAAAACGCACGGAAGCCATGCTCGAGCAGTATGAAGAACGACTATCGCTGTTCAAGAAACACGAACGGCGAAAGCAGTTACTCGATCAGCTGAAGCAATGCGACCTTCCGGGTGAAGCCCTAGTGATCATTGAGACATTGGAGCAATTAGAGTAG